The sequence ATCAGCCTCTGGATCCCAGCTTGATCTACAAATGACATCTCAATATCtatcttaaaacagaaaacaagagggGGGATTCCACATTAGCTACAGGTTTTGCCTTTGCACTGCCACTTGCAGAAGCTCTTGACTTATAAAGCAGGCATAACAAGAAACAATGTACTACATGAAATCATAGCATGACTGCATTAGACTGAGGATGCGCTTATGATACCCCTACACCCTGATGACTCAGGCAACAATCTCCTCAGAGAACTGAATGAGGTAATGATGGCAGGGACAGAAGGAGAAGCCTTGAATGAACCAAACTAACTCTGCCTGGGATCTCAAGGCTGAAGAATGGGATGCCCGACCCAGCAGGACAGAAGGAGATTGCATCACCAAGCACAATCTCTGCTGCAACACAACTCCCACATCTACTGCACCTGGGACTGTGCGGTCAGCCAAGGACAGTAACCACTCTGTTCCATGTCCCATACTAAATTCAAAGTGCTGTGTCTGTGAAACACACAGCAATCAATGTTGCACCCCCCAAGAAGCACAAGAGCTAGCAGAAACTAGGCCTTCAGAAGGTAAAACAGCTACAAGCTGtttggggtgaggaggagggtAAAGGCAGTGTGAGCTGGTTACCTGAGTGAATTCAGGCTGCCTGTCAGGCCGTGAACCTTCATCTCGGTAGCAGCGAGCAACCTGAAAGTACCTGCAATAGTACTTTTACTTAGATAACTATTTAAAGTACCCTAAATTAAATTATGGCTACAGAATTGATcattaaaaaggggggggtgggggggggggaaggtctGTTCCCTTTGCAGCAGATGATCGTAACCCTGGTTGTTCCCATCCCCTCCAAAGCATGAAATTTTGAGTGGAAGCAACTGAATCAGCAGCTGTATCCATCTCCAACCATACCTCCAGATGCATGCGGAGTCTACCAGGTGAGCTGTGTCCCAACAGGGGCATCACAACCCCTTTTCCCACCTTTTGCTCCAAACCTGGACTCTACTAACAACCGTGCAAAATTCACTCATGGTCAAGACCTGGCCTGCAGTTCATTGCGTGAACAATTGTCTCCATCTCCTTCAATTTTATTTGGAGAAACAAGCCCAATTAAAAGCTTTGTACTTGTGCACCCTGAGAACATGCTTTCCTTGTCTCAGCCGTGCTCAGCTGCCCAGCCTCATCTGAACTAGTCCTATAGGTTACTCTCAGAGAGGCCTTTATCACACACTAGATTTTCTGCCCTTCAGGCAGACTGTGCTTCAGATCAGGTTTCAATTTAAAACAGTGAAGAATTCAACCTTCAAACAGGATACATTTCCTCTTACTGGGAGGCATTATTGCTGGGGGGCAAAGGGCCTGGCCTACCTGAAAAGTCCTAAGTATTTAAGGATCCATCTTCAAAACACAAAATCCTTGGCAGTAAGTTTTTGGGGAAGTATCTAAAACCTCAAAGATCAAAGGAAGCAAACCCTGGACAGGACACACAGAGAAGAGGAATCCAAGAAACTCTTACCTGTCCAGGCCTCCAACCATGAGGAGCTGCTTGAACTGCTGAGGACTCTGCGGCAGAGAGTAGAACTTGCCCGCTTCCCTGGAGGGCACAAGGAATTCTTTTGCTCCCTagcatcagaaagaaaagctcagaaaaTTCAGCAAATAAGTGGCCTCAATTCCTGACAGAGAGCACAGACTAGAAGCACAAGAGAAAAGGACCTATTTTCCCCACTATGAAATCCCACTTGTGAGGAAATGGCTGTTTGTACAttactcttaaaaaaatctgttaaccAACTTGGTCCAAAATATCCCAAAGAAGGATTCTCCACCTTCTGCTCTGAGAGACTAATGCATAACAATACACCATCCAAGACAGGGGTTTAAATGCAAGAACTTCATGTGTTAGCTGCATCAACAATTCCTGGGCTTCAGCTCTCTTCTCTgtgattattttcaaaatgacagAAAGGAATATAAACTCAAATTAACATTACTTGAGTAGTGCCACTGCAGTAACCTACTAGTTAAGAGATAAATGCTGATGAAACAGTGCTTAGAGGAAGTTTTTTGGGTTCATAATCTGGCTGTCCCAGGACAGGATCTGCATTCAATACGTACTCTACAAGACAGAAGCTTTATTCACTTGAAGGTTCAAAATTAAGACACAAGATATCACCTCTCCCCTTTCACTCCTTCTATGTTTAAAAGTATCCATGTATTGTACCAGAAATTTGCAAGAGCTGTTACTTAGTGAAGGAACAGCAGTGAAAGCCAAGTGGCAACTGACAATAATTCAACCATGAACTGCCTATGCAATCGCAGGAGGCTAAAATGATTTACTAACAGAATACATACCCCTGGGGTTCTTTTAAAGAGCGTTGGAGTTTCTACATCCACAAACCCTGAGGAACAAACACATGCTTCAGACACAGAATATGCTGAGAGCAAGGAGAACTAGTATGACAGAGTAGGCTAGAGTAGAGTTAGTCAGCAAAATAGATAATCTAGCACACCATGTAGCCTCTCCAAAATCTAGAGATTTTGCTGCTTCTAAGAATAACTTGTGTAATGACAGGTTTAAAGGCTCTGAGCTACCCTGATGTCCTGCCAGAACTGTTGATGACAGAGGACTCCACACAGGCTGAAAAACTGTTAATTCTCTATCCATTTTGAACTAggctttgcttttccaaaaagGACTTCCCGATTTTAAGATAAGCTAAAAAGCCCTGTAAGAAATCCATCCCTTTGGCATGCCTCAAGTTCAGTGACCAAAAGAGGGAAACTACCTGCAAAAGGCTTTTTCTCACTGGATATAGCTCATTTGAAACAACTGGTTTGTAGCATGCTAAGAGATTTCAATATACTTTGTCCTTCAGGCTTGCCAACATTCCTCTAAAGACCCCACTGCAAACAGACACATCCTTACTAAGTGGGACCAGTCTGGGGTAGCAAGTTGATTGGCAATCTCCCCCAGCAATAGGAAACAGAAGAAGGGAAGGCTAAAATGTTTGCAGCACACTGTTCTTCAAGCACTTTTCTTACCATGGAGGTTACACAGATATTCCCGCATCCTCATCACTATGTGTGATCTCAGCCGCAGGTTATACTGCAACTGGAAGCTACGCAAGTCCAAGTAGCGATACTGCATCCGCAAGGCCTCCGATTTCTGGAGACAAGAGATAATTAGGATTAACATTCAAATTGCACGTCCAATGAAGGTGCTCCTAAAGCCAAAGGACAAAAGCGGGAAGCTAAAAAAGGATGCTGCTCTATTGCCACAACCCAACCATTACCCACAACCTACACAAGTGAACATCAGCCACTGAGTGTTTCCATGCATgacaattactttaaaaaaaaaaaaacaaacacaaaaaaaaccaaaaaaccaactaGACATTTATTGTGATAAGAGCTGCCTCAATACAGCTCAGGATTTTAGCCCTCCTTATTATCAGTCCACTGCAACAGACTGTAGCAATCTTCCTTGCGATTTTTAAGCAGAGGAGTGGTATCATACATAGATCTAAAGAAACAACTAAATGGTGATACATCCTTATTACAGACAGGAAAACTAAAGCAGTGCGGATGATGGGATTTGTCCAGGACTCAGAACATGGAAAGAACAGGCCTAGTTCCCCCAATTCCGACACCTATGTATCAGTCACAGTTCCAATGGCACAGACAATATCTTCAATTAACAGTGATGTCACTCCTACACCATGGAGCCTGCACTAAAACTAACCCCTTATAAGACTGTGTACTTAGAAAGAAAATCCTTTGGCTGACTAGCTGCTTATCCAGATAAGACTAAGCACCCTTGCCttaaaacacagcagagcaTTGGCAGGTTCCGTTTCACACTCTCAAAAAAGCTAGCGGAGCCTGATTTCTTTCACTCTTCCCTTTACCATCTGCTCTTACAGTGGTATTTGAAAACCCTGTGCACTGGAATCATTCAAGCCTTGTTTTCTGCTTAACTCTAATTATAAATGCATCCTCACAGCTAAGAAGCAGTACCCCTGTTTTAAATACCATCCTTCCCgcaaagcaaagctgggagaaCCAGATGAAGCTCTCAGATGTTTTGCCATCACCCTGGGCAAATTCCCAATTTATTGAAAAGCCACCACTCtgctaaaaagagaaaaaacacagacaCCTTGATAAAATCCTTGATTTCAAAAGGAAGCTTCTTGCAGGAGTTTAGAATCTCTGCAGTCTCCGCCTTCACTTCAATATCCCCCGTTGGCATTTTCTGGAgcaaaaaggcaagaaaaaaattagatggAAAACTTAGGGAAAACAGTTGGACAAAGGTATTTCACAGatggtcggggggggggggggaggggggcgaaGAAACCCATGTGATTATCCTCCCTGCCTTCTAACACAGTGTAACTCAGGGAACTTCTCTCAAGGACAGATTTCTCCTAGATTTCCCTTCTGttcagaaaaacacaagtcaCTTCACCAAAGAGGGTGTGCACTTTCCTAGTAGCATACTGATCTCTAtgagaaattacttttcctttgccttctccTTGAAGGACATGCTGAGGACAGAGGAACAGTCAGGCACAGACCCTGCTAGGGCACATGCATGTGGACAAAATGCTAGTTCCATTAGCTTACATTTCAGTGTGCATTAGCGGCATCTCCATCAGTCCTTAATATAGGTCAAAAAAGGCAACTTGTGAGGAACTTCTCAGAAGTTCCAGTTCTGAATACCAGTTCTCAGAACTAGCCTTCTTTTTCTTAGATCCCAAGGGAGAACAGACAGCTTTCCCCACTTAGCACTGTGCCACATCAAAGTTCATTTGATCATACAGAACTCTTTCTATTTACCAGGGGGAAGAATATACAACCTTCCAACAAAATGATACatgattaaaagaaataaaagcattgcTTGAAGCCTGCATTCTTTATGGACATCTGTAACCGGTCAGAACAAAACAAGTTACGGTCATAAATCCACATTCTCTTTTTAGGTCTGCCAGTGATGGGATACATACAACCCTGATATATTAATCTACGGCTGAGTACAATAAGACCTGAGGAATGCATAGCATTAAGAAATTATTCAACCTCTGTTTCCTGTACAATGAGAACAGTAAAATCTATTCCGAGTGAGAAATAGGTCATCACATGCTGTGGAACTTGTGATGACAATacttattttcaagaaaaagaaattctcaACCACACTTTGAAAGCCTGAAAAAGCTAGCCATTATCCTTTCAAAGGGCTGGAATACAGTTTAATTCATGGGTGTCTGTAATGTGCTTTGAGGTTCTCCTAAGTTACATCTCATAGCAGTTATTTCACCTCACATTATCTGAGGATAGGTTGTCACACACCTGGAACTCACGGCAAAGCTATGACACAAAACCCACCATAATCCTACTATCCAGTGTTCTTTTCCACAAGGAATAAAACCCCTGAGAGACCCCAACATCCTCACCGGATTCTCCTGTCCTGGGGGCCGAGAGGACACAATTCCAGTCACTCGCACAACAGACTCCACTGGGGCATTAGACAAGAGCTTCTTCACATGGGAATGTGCCTGCAAGAAGATGACAATGTCTCACAGAAATTCAAAGAACAAGACAAATGCACCATGCTCAAGGGCTTTACTTCTTAACAGCCCATTTGAATCCAGGATCACTCCTCATAAGCCAGAGGAAACAGCAGTAATGTTTCTGTTGCAGTGTCAGATCAGAGCTCTCATAACGCTTAAATCTACTTGTGAGTCAGAGCACTCAGTCTGACAGAGTACTTCACTCCGCTCTCCACGTCTGATGGACCCAAGCtaccaaaggaaaaatgaaaataaaagagattCATATTTTGGTAGCACTTACCTCATCCTGTGGAAGGATGATCTGGGTCAGTCCCTGGAAATCcctcaaaaccagaaacaggCCTTGTCTGATCcatgaaaaacacaaaaggaaaaacatttttttcaagaattcagtattcttctgctttttaagcCAAAGCACATGGTAACTAGCTACTTTCTGTACCTTGTGACTAATGTCAAAGCACTTCCAAGTAATGTATGTACAGATGCTTTTCTCACATCTGAATCTAATCTGAACaatttgtttcagattttgCCCAGCCACAGACCAACAATGTGCAAATAACCAAGAAAGGCAGGATTTTAACTTGAACATTAATCCCTGTAGAGCAGGGATTCTGAAATCGTGCAATTTCCTGCTGGGAAGCATCGTTCAAATAAACACATTTAGATGAGCAATAAAACTAAAGTTCACAtggatacagaaaaaaaagcccaactacaaaacaagaacaacatTGGTCCCATAAAAAATTTCACATGAACAATCCACACTCTTAGACCCAGAATCATAAATCTTGACCTCTTCAGCTACAGTAGAGACAGCTACCATTGTACTTAATCTATCAAGAAGCTGTCAAATAGAACACGCTCCGGCTGTCTTTAAAAGCAAGAGCATAATGATCACATTGCAACAATCCTAGCTCTGTTTCCTGGAACTCCACCCATGACTGTTCAAAGATGAGATGCTCAGGACctcctaaaaaaaataaaccatgcaGACTATCATTGCAGAACAATGCTGGATAAAAACCAGCCTCTCTAGAccataaaatgcaaaaaggCAACTTTTGATACAAATTAACTTCATGAAAGCCACAGGACCTATCTCCGTTTTACAAGCACACATGCAGGAACAGAACATTTCGGAGCATCATCTATGCTGTATGCAGACACGCCTTTCAGTCTACATTTAAAAAACGTTCAACTCCATTAGGAGTGATTATACCACGCCACCTATAGCAAACTGTTGGAATTAACATTTCATCCTCTGCTTACTACCTTTTCTTTATACTCCTTTTCTAAGCAAAGCTTGCATACTTTAAATACGCATCATTAGATGCTATAGTTGAAAAGACAAACAATATTGTTTGCTTAAAGTTTAAGAACATTATATAAAAGAAGTTATTTGCTTACAGCTGTTAGAATTGCTATAAATATGCTATTACTTGTTTTCTCTCCTATACAACAAGGTTAATAATATTTAACTGCTTTACAGTGATGTAATGAAGATAACAATTAAGATTTGCTTGAAactctgaaattttaaatactgATCTGGTCTCAACTGTTTTACTCACTTCAGAAGTGACTTTTGCAGGATATGAAAAGATAACATGAAAGTGGTTGAATCCAGGCCTAAAGCATACGTTGGATCTGGCAAATAAGTATCTCCATTTTCACCTTGGTTTACATTTACCTTTGATACTGAATCCATCCATACAGTGTGACCTCTTGCCCCACATGAGCAGAACGCAGCTCTCCACAAGTGTTGGTCCGAATGACAAAACTATTGAAGtcttgaataaaaataataaaatctttcaTGGCTTTTGCAGACAACTGAGACAAAACAGTTACAGAGTTCCCCCCCATGCCAATACAATTTAGAcatacacaaagaaattacttcaTATATGCCCAATAAGACCTAAGGACATGAAATTATTCTAAACAAGCTTTTAAGAGGGATTATTTCTATGTCTCATTCAAACTTCCATACAGAAACCTGAGCACAGTCTTGCTGCAAACTGTTGCCCTGCAAATTTCAGGGGCAAGAAAAGGGAAAGCTGCAAATCAGTCCTGAGGCACGCTGACAATTCCACATTCGAATCCAGAAGACACTGGAGATAAGGGGCTTGACAAGCCaagactgaaacaaaataaCATGCACCATGTAGGTGTAAATTGAACAGCTTCCTGCCTGCAACTACTGATAAAAGGCCTGAACCACGATTATAGAAGACTTTCCACAGACCCCAGTGCACCTGGCATCATGACTTAGTTATAAAACCAAGCACACTGTTTACAGAACGTGCCAGAGATTCAGCTTGCAAGGAGAAATCTGAAGGATGTTAATACCTAGACATATATAATTATATGAACCATGCTCCCTTACTACCTTCATCACAGCCTTTACAATTAAAGGTGTAAAGTAGAGGTCATGAAGGTTTGTTTTCCAACTATTGTTAGGCATTCAGCTACCCTTGCTGTTTACAGGTTGtgtgctacagaagaaagagggtcacaaaagcaaagtaaaagctcaggaataaaaagaaaacgAGACAAAATGGTTTTGATATACTTTGAATCACAATTCACCGTGAGATGccaaaaaccaaataaaaacgTGATTtagagaagacattttaaaaagtgatccAGGGAAAACAACTTATCACAAGCGTGCCTTTAATCACCTGTGCAGACTACCCTGACCTGGGTCCcgggaaaaaagaaaggcaacCACAGCCCGGAGGAGGCAGTGGGGATAAGACAAACGCTCCTTTCTCACCTGGAGCCGCCGGAGCCGAGGCAGAGGCCGCCCGCTGCAGAGCCCGCTCGCAGCCCGGCCGGGCCAGCCCTTGGGCCAGCGGGGCCAGCGCCCTGGGCAGCAGTCGGGGAA comes from Haliaeetus albicilla chromosome 8, bHalAlb1.1, whole genome shotgun sequence and encodes:
- the DARS2 gene encoding aspartate--tRNA ligase, mitochondrial isoform X3, with product MALPRLLPRALAPLAQGLARPGCERALQRAASASAPAAPDFNSFVIRTNTCGELRSAHVGQEVTLYGWIQYQRQGLFLVLRDFQGLTQIILPQDEAHSHVKKLLSNAPVESVVRVTGIVSSRPPGQENPKMPTGDIEVKAETAEILNSCKKLPFEIKDFIKKSEALRMQYRYLDLRSFQLQYNLRLRSHIVMRMREYLCNLHGFVDVETPTLFKRTPGGAKEFLVPSREAGKFYSLPQSPQQFKQLLMVGGLDRYFQVARCYRDEGSRPDRQPEFTQIDIEMSFVDQAGIQRLIEGLLQYCWPEERGPIVTPFPAMTYKEALADYGTDKPDTRFAMKIVDISDFLRRLDIQFVQNALSYPHGTVKAICIPQGVRYLKNKDLESLKESAKSKFNQEIMEIICRPDGSLKSLLTKFLGEKQQSELIQVLNMQVDDVVLLAAGEHKQVVGSISWVAVALH